The Streptomyces capitiformicae genome contains the following window.
GGCCTGCTTGTTCTTCTGTCGCCCCTTTTCCTGTTTCTGGTCGTGCTGGTGCGCACCGTGAGCGGCAAACCCGTGATCTTCCGGCATCAGCGGATGGGCGAAGGCGCACAGGAGTTCACGCTGTACAAGTTCCGTACCATGCGGCAGGACGCGACCGGTTCCGTGCTCACCAGCAGCCGCGACCCGCGCGTGACCGGCACGGGGCGGCTGCTCAGACGTTTCCACCTGGACGAACTGCCGCAACTGGTCAACGTCCTGCGCGGCGACATGACACTCGTGGGTCCGCGCCCGGAGTCGGTCAACCTGGCCCGCCGCTTTCCTCCCGAGTGCCACTGGATGTTCCGCTACCGCCCCGGTCTCACCGGGCCGTGCCAGCTCCGCTCGCGCGAGCACGCGGCGCTGCTTGATGGCAGGCCGGACCCGGAGGAGTACTACCTCGCGGTCATGGTCCCCCTCCGCGCCGAGCTGAATGCGGAGCTTCTGGCGCGGAACACACTGGCCACGGTGGCGCGCTACATCGCTCGAACGCTGTGGTACGTACTGTCCGCCGCCTGGGACCGAAGCGGTGGGGGCCCCTCCTGCGAACTGCCGGGCGGCTCCACCGCGCGGCGCGCCGAGGAACGCTGAGCC
Protein-coding sequences here:
- a CDS encoding sugar transferase; translated protein: MDVVVALGLLVLLSPLFLFLVVLVRTVSGKPVIFRHQRMGEGAQEFTLYKFRTMRQDATGSVLTSSRDPRVTGTGRLLRRFHLDELPQLVNVLRGDMTLVGPRPESVNLARRFPPECHWMFRYRPGLTGPCQLRSREHAALLDGRPDPEEYYLAVMVPLRAELNAELLARNTLATVARYIARTLWYVLSAAWDRSGGGPSCELPGGSTARRAEER